In one Silene latifolia isolate original U9 population chromosome 10, ASM4854445v1, whole genome shotgun sequence genomic region, the following are encoded:
- the LOC141608385 gene encoding uncharacterized protein LOC141608385: MSGLSKGGLWDKLLILSNSSSTWIVLGDFNVVRSVSEREGPNPPATQDILGFNACLAQFYSDDMHRMGSEFTWSNKQGADMRTWARLDRVLVNPESITMFLVSFALGLPPGPSDHSPCSSLWFPLVQSKGDLVYLMSGMITLIIRVLWRLLGILLVMKAKVHNIKKGDCPSSFFFSKIALRKYYSTIGMIKDKDDITRYGIESVPDEEGGKLIASVTREDIRKALFSISSSKSPGQDGFSSGFFKKSWDTVDIKKAFDSLQWNFIQNMLQGVGFHGKFVTWVMGCIASTWFSLKINGDLCGFFPGKSGVRQRDPLSPYIFVLSLEILSRQLRRLSLLHQVSLHPKCAKLRLNHLIFADDLMILMRGDVPSVVVVVARYLDEFAKVSGLHANPAKTSI, translated from the exons ATGTCTGGTTTAAG CAAGGGTGGCCTGTGGGACAAGCTGCTTATTCTTTCAAACTCTTCCTCTACTTGGATTGTGCTGGGTGATTTTAATGTTGTTAGGAGTGTGAGTGAAAGAGAGGGTCCTAACCCCCCTGCCACTCAGGATATCTTGGGTTTTAATGCTTGTTTGGCTCAGTTTTATTCAGATGACATGCATAGAATGGGGTCTGAGTTCACTTGGTCTAATAAGCAGGGTGCTGATATGAGAACTTGGGCTAGGTTAGATAGGGTTCTAGTTAACCCAGAATCGATTACCATGTTCCTTGTTTCTTTTGCCCTTGGTCTGCCTCCAGGTCCTTCTGATCACTCCCCCTGCTCGTCTCTGTGGTTCCCTCTAGTCCAATCAAAAGGAGATTTAGTTTACTTAATGTCTGGCATGATCACTCTGATTATAAGAGTATTGTGGAGACTGCTTGGAATACTCCTTGTTATG AAGGCTAAGGTGCATAACATTAAGAAAGGTGACTGTCCttccagtttctttttctctaaAATTGCTCTTAGGAAATATTATAGTACTATTGGCATGATAAAGGACAAAGATGATATCACTAGATATGGTATAGAAAGT GTTCCTGATGAGGAAGGGGGAAAACTTATAGCTTCTGTGACTAGAGAGGATATCAGGAAGGCTTTGTTTAGCATATCATCTAGTAAAAGCCCAGGACAAGATGGGTTCTCCTCAGGTTTTTTCAAGAAATCCTGGGACACT GTAGATATTAAAAAGGCTTTTGATTCTCTCCAATGGAATTTTATTCAAAATATGCTTCAAGGGGTGGGTTTTCATGGTAAGTTTGTCACTTGGGTCATGGGTTGCATTGCCTCTACCTGGTTTTCCTTAAAGATTAATGGTGATCTCTGTGGTTTTTTTCCTGGAAAATCTGGAGTAAGGCAGAGGGATCCTCTGTCTCCATACATCTTTGTTCTTAGTCTGGAAATCCTTTCTAGACAACTCAGAAGACTCTCCCTTCTTCACCAAGTATCTCTTCATCCTAAGTGTGCAAAACTAAGGTTAAATCATCTgatttttgctgatgatctcatgaTATTGATGAGAGGGGATGTACcttctgttgttgttgttgttgctaggTATCTTGATGAGTTTGCTAAAGTTTCTGGCTTACATGCCAATCCAGCAAAAACCAGTATCTAG